From Bacteroidota bacterium, the proteins below share one genomic window:
- a CDS encoding cbb3-type cytochrome c oxidase subunit I yields the protein MSHDLAHDPSHVEHHQEESFISKYVFSMDHKMIARQFLVTAIIMAVAAMIMSTLFRLQIAWPDEKFAIMNWLLGDKWAPGGKMSPEIYLGLVTIHGTILVFFVLTGGLSGTFANLLIPYQVGARDMASPFLNMLSFWFFFVGAILMLGGMFLPTGPAAPGWTIYPPLSALPQAMPGSGMGMTVWLISMALFIISALLAGLNYIITVLNLRAVGMTMMRLPLTVWALFVTAILGVLSFPVLLSCVLLLIFDRVLGTSFYLSDIYINGTPLEHSGGSPILFQHLFWFLGHPEVYIIILPALGLMSEIISTNSRKPIFGYRAMVGSILVIALLSFVVWGHHMFVTGMNPFLGSVFVFTTVLIAIPSAVKAFNYITTLWKGSIRFTPAMMFAIGAVSTFVTGGVTGIILADAALDINLHDNYFVVAHFHIVMGLSAILAMCGGVYHWFPKMYLRMMNKKLGYAHFWLTFISAYGVFFPQHFLGLAGVPRRYYTNSAFPIFENLVDIEQMSTWFAILGALAQFIFIFNFFYSMFRGDRAPKNPWGSNTLEWTVDIGHHHGNWGPNLPVVHRWAYDYSKPGAKEDFIPQTVPLEPGEQDEGK from the coding sequence ATGTCACACGACCTTGCACACGATCCCTCACATGTTGAACATCATCAAGAGGAGAGTTTTATCTCCAAGTATGTTTTCAGCATGGATCATAAAATGATTGCGCGGCAATTTCTTGTCACTGCCATCATCATGGCGGTAGCCGCAATGATAATGTCCACTCTTTTTCGTTTGCAAATTGCCTGGCCCGATGAAAAATTTGCGATTATGAACTGGCTTTTAGGTGACAAATGGGCTCCTGGTGGAAAAATGTCCCCCGAAATTTATTTGGGTCTTGTCACCATTCACGGAACCATTCTCGTATTCTTCGTTCTCACAGGCGGCTTGAGCGGAACATTTGCCAATCTGTTAATTCCTTATCAGGTGGGAGCGCGCGATATGGCTTCACCTTTTCTGAACATGCTTTCTTTCTGGTTCTTCTTTGTCGGAGCCATCCTCATGCTTGGCGGCATGTTTCTTCCCACAGGACCAGCAGCACCTGGCTGGACAATTTACCCTCCGTTAAGCGCTCTTCCTCAGGCGATGCCCGGCTCAGGAATGGGAATGACGGTGTGGCTCATCAGCATGGCTTTGTTTATTATTTCGGCACTGCTCGCGGGCTTGAATTACATTATCACTGTATTAAATCTCAGAGCAGTTGGAATGACCATGATGCGTTTGCCTCTTACGGTTTGGGCTCTTTTCGTGACAGCAATTCTTGGCGTGCTTTCTTTTCCTGTTCTTCTTTCGTGTGTGCTTCTTTTGATTTTTGACAGAGTGCTCGGAACAAGTTTTTATCTCTCGGATATTTACATTAACGGAACGCCATTAGAACATTCAGGAGGAAGCCCTATTCTTTTTCAGCACCTTTTCTGGTTTCTGGGACACCCCGAAGTGTACATCATCATTCTTCCGGCACTCGGGCTGATGTCAGAAATTATTTCCACTAACTCACGCAAACCTATTTTCGGATACAGAGCAATGGTCGGAAGTATTCTTGTTATCGCTTTGCTTTCGTTTGTTGTTTGGGGTCATCATATGTTCGTTACCGGAATGAATCCATTCCTTGGTTCTGTATTTGTATTTACTACCGTTCTCATTGCCATTCCTTCAGCAGTGAAAGCGTTCAACTATATAACAACTTTATGGAAAGGAAGTATTCGTTTTACTCCCGCCATGATGTTTGCCATTGGTGCGGTGTCCACGTTCGTCACAGGCGGAGTTACCGGAATTATTCTTGCCGATGCTGCACTGGATATCAACCTTCACGATAATTATTTTGTGGTGGCACACTTTCATATTGTGATGGGGCTTTCTGCTATCCTTGCCATGTGCGGAGGTGTTTATCACTGGTTCCCGAAAATGTATTTGCGCATGATGAATAAAAAATTAGGATATGCCCACTTCTGGCTTACGTTTATTTCTGCTTATGGAGTATTTTTCCCGCAGCACTTTCTCGGATTGGCAGGCGTTCCCCGAAGATATTACACCAACTCCGCCTTTCCGATATTTGAAAACTTAGTGGACATTGAGCAGATGAGCACCTGGTTCGCCATTCTTGGAGCTTTAGCCCAGTTCATTTTTATATTTAATTTTTTCTACAGCATGTTCAGAGGAGACCGAGCACCGAAAAATCCATGGGGCTCCAACACGCTTGAATGGACTGTTGATATCGGGCATCATCACGGCAACTGGGGACCCAATCTTCCGGTAGTTCACCGCTGGGCGTATGATTACAGCAAGCCGGGTGCGAAGGAAGATTTCATTCCACAAACTGTCCCGCTTGAACCGGGAGAGCAGGATGAAGGGAAATAG
- a CDS encoding cytochrome c oxidase subunit II: protein MITLLTWAVIILIIVAVFRLMKINELASALRGGKPQWEVTESDNRMNARMMLLFMFAFFIFCFWIFFKTKDKLLPIAASAHGAQTDWLLNFNFIIITIVAFVTNFLLFYFAFRYYKGKKNDTATFFSESHKLELIWTTVPGIVLVVIIFLGIKTWNNITSPAEGESIVMELYAKQFDWTARYAGKDNILGKRNFKLITDTNPMGLDASDPNGNDDIVVHNEFHIPKGKQIDFKLGSRDVIHSAYMPHFRTQMNCVPGMTTSLHYVPTITTEEMRKNPKVIKNVKEINEILAKKGEDPYEFNYLLLCNKICGLSHYNMQMNIVVDEPAQYEAWLSKQKTVGESMTAEIKTESSNMIAENK, encoded by the coding sequence ATGATAACATTACTTACCTGGGCAGTCATCATTCTTATTATAGTTGCAGTATTTCGCCTGATGAAGATAAATGAACTTGCGTCAGCGCTTCGTGGAGGAAAACCACAATGGGAAGTGACGGAAAGCGATAACCGAATGAACGCACGCATGATGCTTCTGTTTATGTTTGCGTTTTTTATTTTCTGTTTCTGGATATTTTTTAAAACCAAAGACAAACTTTTACCTATCGCGGCTTCTGCGCATGGAGCGCAAACGGATTGGCTGTTGAATTTTAATTTTATAATTATTACCATCGTAGCCTTTGTTACAAATTTTCTGCTCTTTTACTTTGCTTTCAGATATTATAAAGGAAAGAAAAACGACACCGCCACTTTTTTCTCCGAAAGCCACAAATTAGAACTCATCTGGACAACTGTTCCCGGCATTGTGCTTGTTGTAATCATCTTTCTCGGAATCAAAACGTGGAACAACATTACATCGCCTGCCGAAGGAGAATCAATCGTCATGGAGTTATATGCAAAGCAGTTTGACTGGACAGCGCGCTATGCGGGCAAGGATAATATTTTAGGAAAAAGAAATTTCAAACTCATTACCGATACCAACCCGATGGGTCTTGATGCCTCTGACCCCAATGGAAATGATGACATAGTTGTTCACAATGAATTTCATATTCCTAAAGGAAAACAAATTGATTTCAAATTGGGTTCTCGCGATGTAATCCACAGCGCGTACATGCCTCACTTTCGCACCCAAATGAACTGCGTTCCCGGAATGACCACCTCGCTTCATTATGTGCCCACCATCACTACTGAAGAGATGAGAAAAAATCCGAAGGTAATTAAGAACGTTAAAGAAATAAATGAGATTCTTGCGAAGAAAGGAGAAGACCCCTATGAGTTTAACTATCTGCTTCTTTGCAATAAAATATGCGGGCTCAGCCATTACAATATGCAAATGAATATTGTGGTTGATGAACCTGCGCAATATGAAGCATGGCTCAGCAAACAGAAAACAGTTGGAGAAAGTATGACTGCGGAAATAAAAACAGAAAGTAGTAATATGATTGCAGAAAACAAGTAA
- a CDS encoding four helix bundle protein — protein MNKEELKKRTKVFSIKVFKFLKTLPQGKDVDIISYQLFKASSSVAANYRATCRSKSSADFLNKLKVVDEEADESLFWLEFIDELGLECNKMELEYLKKEANELVSIFSSAIKTIKSKNGVDKSLIPNP, from the coding sequence ATGAATAAAGAAGAACTAAAAAAGAGAACAAAAGTTTTTTCAATTAAAGTTTTTAAGTTTTTGAAAACTCTTCCACAAGGAAAAGATGTTGATATTATTTCCTATCAACTCTTCAAAGCATCTTCTTCTGTGGCTGCAAATTATAGAGCAACTTGTAGAAGTAAATCATCAGCAGATTTTTTGAATAAACTTAAAGTGGTTGATGAAGAAGCCGATGAAAGTTTGTTTTGGTTAGAGTTTATTGATGAGTTGGGATTGGAATGTAATAAAATGGAATTAGAATATTTAAAGAAGGAAGCAAATGAATTAGTTTCAATTTTTTCTTCAGCAATTAAAACAATTAAATCTAAAAATGGTGTTGACAAATCCTTAATCCCAAATCCTTAA
- a CDS encoding quinol:cytochrome C oxidoreductase: MGIGLLAIVYAFVRGIPIQRVWANLLVDIFFFLSIGLGATFYMAKKYAAEASYAIVYKRVYEAISGYLPIGALMLVLFLMMGFLGLHHIYKWMDKSVYDTASEHYDKILANKAPYFNPVFFWGRILFLFGMFILAQRTLRKRSLEEDLTGDLGLHKKNITTSAWFLVLFGFFSPVIVWDILMSVDTHWFSTMFGWYVIAGFWCTTMITIMLFSLHLKDKGHLEEMNDNHFHDLGKWVFALSFLWTYTFFCQFMLIWYANIPEEVTYFQDRISLMGYRPLFWIMFFVNFALPMIMLMSRDAKRNATFLKIVGGILIFTHWLDIYVMVMPGTVGSNWRVFSPLELGLFIGFAGLFLFVVLGQLAKAPIIVQKHPLLDESKHHQI, translated from the coding sequence ATGGGCATTGGCTTGCTCGCTATTGTGTATGCGTTCGTGAGAGGAATTCCTATCCAGCGCGTTTGGGCGAATTTGCTCGTAGACATTTTCTTTTTCCTGTCCATCGGTCTGGGCGCCACTTTTTACATGGCGAAAAAATATGCTGCCGAAGCATCTTACGCCATTGTTTACAAAAGAGTGTATGAAGCCATCAGCGGTTATCTCCCCATTGGCGCATTGATGCTTGTGTTGTTTCTCATGATGGGATTTTTAGGTTTGCATCATATTTATAAATGGATGGATAAAAGCGTTTATGACACTGCGAGTGAACATTACGATAAAATCCTTGCTAACAAAGCTCCTTATTTCAATCCGGTATTTTTCTGGGGAAGGATATTATTTTTATTCGGCATGTTCATTCTTGCACAGCGCACGCTTCGTAAACGCTCACTCGAAGAAGATTTGACAGGTGATTTAGGTCTTCATAAAAAAAATATCACCACATCTGCATGGTTTCTGGTGCTTTTCGGATTTTTTTCTCCCGTAATTGTTTGGGATATTCTCATGTCAGTTGATACGCATTGGTTCAGCACCATGTTCGGATGGTATGTGATAGCAGGTTTCTGGTGCACCACCATGATTACAATTATGTTATTCTCGCTTCATCTCAAAGATAAAGGACATCTCGAAGAAATGAACGACAATCATTTTCATGATTTGGGAAAATGGGTTTTCGCCCTGAGTTTTTTGTGGACGTATACTTTCTTCTGCCAGTTCATGCTGATATGGTATGCTAACATTCCTGAAGAAGTAACTTATTTCCAGGATAGAATAAGTTTAATGGGGTATCGTCCATTATTCTGGATAATGTTCTTCGTTAATTTTGCTTTGCCGATGATTATGCTTATGTCGCGCGATGCAAAACGCAACGCAACATTTTTGAAAATAGTCGGAGGCATCCTTATATTCACTCATTGGCTGGATATTTATGTAATGGTAATGCCCGGAACGGTTGGAAGTAACTGGCGCGTGTTCAGCCCGCTTGAACTTGGATTGTTCATTGGCTTCGCTGGATTATTTTTGTTTGTAGTGCTTGGACAATTAGCGAAAGCTCCTATTATAGTACAGAAACATCCTTTACTGGACGAGAGCAAACATCATCAGATATAA